One segment of Brassica napus cultivar Da-Ae chromosome C3, Da-Ae, whole genome shotgun sequence DNA contains the following:
- the LOC125583559 gene encoding cell wall / vacuolar inhibitor of fructosidase 2-like, with product MAKATSSIFLLLVILSSTLLSVKSNTTTIETTCKTTNYYRLCVSALKSDPRSLTADTKGLAAIMVGVGMKSATATATYIAGNHTAAATNDTVLKKVLKDCSDKYALAADSLRLTVQDLDDEAYDYAYMHMLAAQDYPNVCRNIFRRAKGLVYPTEIRRREVSLRRICGVVSGILDRLAE from the coding sequence ATGGCTAAGGCTACTTCTTccatcttcctcctcctggttATCCTATCATCAACCCTACTGTCAGTCAAATCCAACACAACCACAATCGAAACAACTTGCAAAACCACAAACTACTATCGCCTCTGCGTCTCAGCTCTCAAATCCGACCCAAGAAGCCTCACAGCCGACACAAAAGGTCTAGCCGCCATTATGGTCGGCGTTGGTATGAAAAGCGCCACGGCAACCGCCACTTACATAGCCGGAAACCATACCGCCGCCGCCACAAACGACACCGTCCTCAAGAAGGTCTTAAAAGATTGCTCCGACAAGTATGCTCTGGCAGCTGATTCTCTTCGGCTAACGGTTCAAGATCTTGATGATGAAGCTTATGACTATGCTTACATGCATATGTTGGCGGCGCAGGATTATCCTAACGTTTGTCGGAATATTTTCCGGCGAGCTAAAGGTTTGGTTTATCCTACGGAGATTCGCCGGCGTGAAGTGAGTTTGAGACGTATATGCGGTGTTGTCTCCGGGATTCTTGATCGGCTTGCCGAATGA
- the LOC106377236 gene encoding histone acetyltransferase of the MYST family 1-like codes for MQRKCDLKHPPGDEIYQSSILSVFEIYGKVYAQNLCYLAKLFLDQQTLYYDVDLFMFYIMCECDDRGTTPHGWILFKGKEFRRSVQLGLYLSLPFLHIKGKAMENS; via the exons ATGCAGAGGAAATGTGATCTGAAGCATCCCCCTGGGGATGAAATCTATCAAAGCTCGATCTTGTCAGTGTTTGAG ATATATGGCAAGGTCTATGCGCAGAACCTCTGTTATCTGGCAAAGTTATTTCTTGACCAACAAACTCTTTACTACGACGTCGATTTGTTCATGTTCTATATTATGTGTGAATGTGATGATCGGGGGACGACGCCACATGGTTGGATACTTTTCAAAG GAAAAGAATTCAGAAGAAGCGTACAACTCGGCTTGTATCTATCCTTACCCTTCCTCCATATCAAAGGAAAGGCTATGGAAAATTCTTAA